The Artemia franciscana unplaced genomic scaffold, ASM3288406v1 PGA_scaffold_36, whole genome shotgun sequence genome contains the following window.
tgctaggacgatgaaaattggtaggcgcgtccgggagctgcacaaattgacttgataaagtcgttttccccgattagaccatctgggggggggggctgaagggagaggaaaaattagaaaaaatgaggtatttataacttacgagtgggtaattggatcttaatgaatttttttatttagaaagacctcgtgaatcagagctcttattaaaatcaaacttcaaaaaatgaaaattcatttgattttaaaacagtgcgctttttaagagacaaaagtaATCGTAGGGCATgtagccccctccctccctcaaggcccttttcccccaaatgcacccaatcaaaattttagatagccattttaacAAAACTCTGGGAATGATAAAACCCTtcagagccctttttaagatttgaaagTGAACGGAGGGCATCCACCCCCACCCTTATACACACTCTCTTTTCCTCAAACGcattcaatcaaattttgagatagctatttcatTCGAAATATTCCAACGTACCAGATGGCAAAAACTTCAGGGTCAACCTACCTCCTTCCACCGCCAGAGCCTGgagaagggttgtaacttatacTCGAGGGTATATACggttttatggaagaggtaaacttcgaaggggactcaaatgactagaaattgaaagttctagttcccttttcgagagtcaaaagtaatccaAAGGTAACTAGCCCCACCCCACCAACcgtattttcccaaatgcatctgatcaaattttgagttatcttttgtccaaaatagatCAAAGATCATCCAATAAATATGTAAGGTTTACGCAACCCCTCAGAAGCCGGGGGCAAGTTTTATAAATCATGTCCTGGGAGCATATGAGGTTTCAATGAAAGGAATGATCTAATAAAATTCGTAGtgggctcattctattggaaattgacagttctagttccatttttaagagtcaaaaggaaGCGGAGGGTAACTATTCCCCCTGCCGCCTTTACCCTAAATTCATCTGATTggatttttgaaatagccattttgtcaaaataagtcaaaagatcagataacaaaaactgtaggttaaacccccccccccccagaacccCGGGGCAAGCGCTGTATGTTATGCCCTTacggcatataaggttttaattcgagagttttaaaaatagttcaaagatcagataagccTAACCCCCACACCAACtcaaaaaaacttaagaacaatattttattccaacaCTTATGGTAGCTAACCCCTGGTCTTCCATGGCTTGATACCCCTCCTTGTCccgaaaaaaattatcaacagTCCAAagccctccctccccccaaaaaacactCATTAGCAATATCCATGCCCCCCACACACACGAAcacttattaacaatattttattccaaaagttATGGgaattcagtttgattttattagctCTTTCCAAAACTGTTCAAGACACCTATATTCTTCATTAACACAAGTTTGGCTACTGTCCCTTTCCCTAACACTAAAGCATAAGGCCTACCGCGTTTCGgttcaagcttgatttgtacATTAAGTTTCACAACTTAAGTttcacttgttttaagatttatttattcaattacattagtacctattgtatgtttgtttgttgtggTCATTTCTTTACTTTCTGtccgttttgggtttaatttattctttaacagtaatttccagtcgttttgagtttgagttattgtaggtttctatttcttctgatcttaagtttaatatgggctttacttttctttaagaaacttctttctaggatttttttttaaaaattaatctcgctcaaaataagcaaatgatGACCGAtcccagacagacaaaccggtTTCTGTCAGATCTTAcaaagcgtaattcttgagagTGTTTCGTTTAATAGACAAGTTTCATGTTCCAGATTTGGGTgatttgacaacctggatgtaaATAGCTGGCACGtaggcagggggggggggcttcaggCTCGGGCACCCCCCGAAAGTtggtgaaatgtttaatttccgcatggtttcttgggatttctggcaaaagtaggacatatATTAAGAatcatgtgtgaagccttttttttgtgattttacaGCATggaattatccggtcaagtcactgcccaattattaacccattttctgtctaactttttaccgtCTTTGAAGTAGGGGAGAGTGGGGCTGgtgtaaactttgaaaatagTGAAAGTAGGATAGATACATAATTACCAACAGGTCGGAAAAGAGTTCCGTACCTGGAGAGTTAAGGGCTGACATGGTGGAAAAGAGTTCCACACATGGGATATATGCCAACAGGTCGGAAAAGAGTTCCGTACCGGGGGAGTTAAGGGTTGAAGACAGGGTATTGCTCTGCGTAGTGATGAAGACTCTGGGAAATTCACCTTTGCTGAGCCTGTAAAAAACGATGGAAATTTCAGGACCTTGCTACGGTATCGGATGAAGGACGATCCAGTTAtgaaagatatttttgagagaAGTGCAGGCAATGCTCAGTATTGCAGCCCAAGTATCCAGAATAAATTAATTGATATTTGTGGGCAgctaataaccaaaaaaatagttGACCAAGTTAAATCTGCcgattttttttaccattcttGCAGACGAGACAACAGATATATCAAGGAAGGAACAAATGGCTCTAGGGCTTCGATTCGCGGACAGTGAAACTCTGCACATTAGGGAAGAGTTCATCGAGTTCACTATTGTTGACGACTTGCGCAGTGAAAGCCTTGGTCAGTTTATCCTAAGTCGAATTGAGAAACTTGGTCTCGACATGAAACTCTGCAGGGGACAAGGTTATGATGGAGCTCCAAACATGAGTGGACATTTGTCAGGGGCCCAAGCGTTTATTTCGAGCAAATATCCGCTCGCCAAGTACGTTCACTGTATCGCTCACTCCTTAAACTTGGTCCTGACGGACTCGAGCAAAATAGCTGAAATCAAGCACTGTATGATGGTAATTCGTGAAACAGTTAATTTCTTCCACTTTAGTGCAAAGCAAAGCGCTATCCTAAAAACTTATACTGCACTTAATCTCATAGGCTTGTGCGAAACTAGGTGGGTCAAAAGACATGATGCTATTCAGATCTCAAAACAGTTGATTGTGCCTATCTTTAAGGCCCTAGAGGAGATAGAGACAGACGGGGACTCGGTAACGTTGTCGAAAGCCAGAAGTCTGCTCAACAACATCCTGAGCTTGGACTACATAGTGACCCTCATTGTGATGGATTTTTTTCTTGGGTATACATTGAATCTATCTAAGCTGCTGCAGTCTGAAAACATAGATATGGTTATGTGCATTCAGTGCGTCGAAAGTGTAACAAAAATGTTCAAAGAAATCCGAAATAGTGCCGAGGGAAGGTTTCATCAGCTGTTTCTGGAAGCAACTAGGCTATGCAGAGAACTAGAAGTTACTCTTGTCATGCTACGAAAGAGGAATTTTTTCACAATCCCAAGTGATATCCCGGCAGAAAAACATATAGAATTTTACTATCGCGTCTCCATTTTCCTCCCATTTGTAGATCAGCTAATACAATCAATTGAATCTCGATTCACAAAGCACAAGGTCACGCTGAAAGGCCTCGGCGGAATACTGCCATCTTTTGTTGTGAAACAGCCTAGCAGCGATCTTAAAGAACTGATCAAATTATATGCCTCAGATCTAACGAGTTCAGACTCCACTGTGATGGCTGAGCTTGAACTATGGCGAGCTAAGTGGCTGAAAGTAGTACCCAGTCTTTTCCCGAAGATAGCAGTGCAGAGCTTGGCTGAGTGCGAATGTGgaatatttccgaatatttaCAAGTTATTGAGCATCTTTTGTGTCATTCCCACGTCTACAGCATGTGTTGAGAGGTCATTTTCTTcgataaaaagaatcaaaacgtATCTTCGCAGTCGGATGAGTGAAGACCGACTGAATGGCTTGACACTCTTGAATGTCCACAGAGATGTTCTCGTATCAGTcgatgaaattttggaaaaatttgctaTTAGCTCTCCTCGAAGGTTACAATTTAAAGTTTAGATAAAGTTAATGTGTATTTTCTGACATACGTGCTTTTTGcctttatttagttactaaataaaaaagtgctactttatatctgctgttttgaaggttttggcccccccccccgaaaaaattcctgcCTACATGCCTGGtaaatagtatcttttgatttagctctgGCCTCTCACTTCAGCTCTCACCCAAACGCTCATTGAcattttcaactttatacccTAAGCCGTTCCCGAGATGTCGCAGGTAGCTGTCTCGATAACCTGGTAacatagtaatttttatttgccttgctgctaatgaaaaaaaaatttgctagaTCGGATAAAAGTTGTTTTTGCTCGTTCCTCCTCCCCCAGCGTACAATTTGAAGTCCTCTTGCTGATCGGATAACCAGGGCCAAAGATGaccattttttctattaaaacctATCTGTCAACAACAGGTAATTTATATTATTCGTGACAAGTGCTCCTGGGGCTACAGGGTGATGTCGACTCCATAGGCATACTTGTTACGCCTTCCAAtgcttttgaacaaaatgagtatctaaaaattttgatccagggTGATTTCGAACTCATAGGCATACTTGTTACACTTTCTGATGATTTTGAACAAAGtgaatgtctcaaaattttgatccactGTCATGGGTTACGAGGGACTGGTAGCAGAGAAGAAACGAGAGGGAAACTGGTATCACCGCGCCTCCAAGGGCTCCATCCTCGAGCGGGCCAGTACAAAATTTTGTCTTGTCTTGTTTAGAGGAAAAATTTTTGTAAtagtttatttgtaatttctatcttatttatatcaaaatagcTCTTATTTCACAAGCTTTTATGACAaaatcgtaaaataaaaataagagcgGTTCATTGCCAAAACATTTGAATACGTTACAAAAAGAAATCTGCTGCCGGATTGTCTTGAACACCTAAGTTTCTtgtctgaaatttaaaaattgaagctttaagaaaaactaaattttatattttactttaaattaaaaatttggagaatgaaagatttttttttcaacaggaaAAGTATGCTGACATTTGAATACGTTACAAAAAGACATATGTTGCCGGATCGTCTTGAACATCTAAGTTTCTTgtctcaaatttaaaaattgaagctttaagaaacactaaaattttatattttaattaaaattaaaaatttttgagaatgaAAGTTTTTAGTATGCTAACCCTCCTCCAGAGATATAGACCATTTTCTTTTATGATTACAGTAACTATTaggaatataaaattatatatccttttcttaattatttagatttccTTCAATTATACAGAACAGCTCTTTTATTACAAATGAAACTGAGCCAAATGCTTACACCACactttattttatcttatgGTTGCAATTGCCGGTATTAAGTAGCTTTTAATTACTCCAGTAATCCCTATTTCACATTGGCTAAGTGGACGTGTCCGACTGGTTTACTTAAAGTCTGTAAGAATTCAAACTTAATTAAGACTGGATTGTTTTTAGctgacaattaaataaaaaaaaacaagtttttttaactgaaagtaaggagcgacattaaaacttaaaacgaacagaaattacttcgtatatgaacgaggctgcttcctcatcaacgccccgctctttacgctaaagtttgactctttctctcaattcttcttttcaaaacagtaaaaaactttagcgtaaagagcggggcgttggtgaggaagtggcctctttcatatacgaagtaatttctgttcgttgtaagttttaatgtcgctccttactttcagttaaaaaaaaacttgttttttttttatttaatttctgaacgtttttgaatcaatgcatgttttgattttggctctccgcagaggaataattaaaacgaaatttgcatttttttggctaaatggctttctcataattttgatcgaatgattttgagaaaaaaagagcgggggaggaagcctagttgc
Protein-coding sequences here:
- the LOC136041742 gene encoding 52 kDa repressor of the inhibitor of the protein kinase-like, producing the protein MALGLRFADSETLHIREEFIEFTIVDDLRSESLGQFILSRIEKLGLDMKLCRGQGYDGAPNMSGHLSGAQAFISSKYPLAKYVHCIAHSLNLVLTDSSKIAEIKHCMMVIRETVNFFHFSAKQSAILKTYTALNLIGLCETRWVKRHDAIQISKQLIVPIFKALEEIETDGDSVTLSKARSLLNNILSLDYIVTLIVMDFFLGYTLNLSKLLQSENIDMVMCIQCVESVTKMFKEIRNSAEGRFHQLFLEATRLCRELEVTLVMLRKRNFFTIPSDIPAEKHIEFYYRVSIFLPFVDQLIQSIESRFTKHKVTLKGLGGILPSFVVKQPSSDLKELIKLYASDLTSSDSTVMAELELWRAKWLKVVPSLFPKIAVQSLAECECGIFPNIYKLLSIFCVIPTSTACVERSFSSIKRIKTYLRSRMSEDRLNGLTLLNVHRDVLVSVDEILEKFAISSPRRLQFKV